The Gemmatimonas phototrophica region ATGACTATGGGGATCATCGTTCTGTTGGCGGCTGGACTGCTGCTAGTCCAGCCCCCGAAGGCGCAGGCGCAACAATCGACGGACCGCCAGTTGGTTCTGTCCGCCATCGCCTCGTTTGTCGATTCAATTGCTACCGTGGACCCGCGCTTCACCTGGCCTTCCTTGAGAAAAATCAAGATCTCGTCGGAGCTTTGCTCAAATGGCGGGCTGCCAAACGACTGTGCTCTCGGCGGCTGGCAAGGACGAGCAGCGGAGGCTGAGTGGGCACCCGATGTTGAGACCGCACTTCGGGAGCGAGTACCGCGGCAGGGCATTGATTGGCGAGTCGGGCAGAGCACGCGCTACACGGGATCGTTTTCAGTCAGCGACGTTCGATGTGCCGCAAAGGAGCTCATTACCTTCGTCACCCCAGTGGACACAGACCGGGAGGAGATACGCGTCCCGCTCCGACTGTCGGTGCAGCCAGGTGACAGCCAGTGCACCCTGTTGCCGAATTGGAGCGACGGAGTGCTGGTGTTCGTGAAATCTGTGAACGCGCTGCGCCTGAAGAGCTTCAGCGGCTTTCGCCATTCCGGCTCGTAGTACGCATTACCTCTTTGGCACCGTGATGAAAATGGGGTTGCTGTAGAACCACAGATCCGACCACGGATTTTCGCCGCGCTGGTCGGGTAACGGTTCCAGTTCCGTGGTATTGGTTCCACGCACGCGGATGTAGCTCGAGCTGCTTACGTTGCGCAGCAGGTACGTCACGGTGACGACCTCGCCGCGGCGCTGCCAATCCGTAGCCGTGAAACGCTGCACCACCCGCGTGCTGGGGTTCTTGTCAGCACTGCGGTCAGACACCGGTCCCGTCACCTCGCCAATGATAAGATCGACCCGAGCCACCGTGGGCCGATCTCCGTGATGATTGGTGGTGTCGGGGTCGCGAAAGCGAATGGTGACGCGTACATCGCCACCCGCGGGCAGCGAGAGTTCGCCACCGATCTCCGCCTGCGCCCGTGCGCCTGAAGCCGCCACGGCCACCACGTCCAGCTCCTTGATGAGATCGCCGGTGGTGACAAAGATGCGGCCGCCACGCAATCCATCCAGAATGTCGGCGTGCGTATGCTGTGCCCGGACATAGGTCTTGGAGTATTCGCCCGGCCAGAAGTCGCTGCCACCGTCGCGCCAATTGACGTGCGAGTCAGAGGTGGACGTGATCCACCACCGGCGTCCTTCACCCAGCAGGGAGTCCCATAGTCCACCTACCTTGGCGGTCATCTGATCGAATCCGCCCAGCGTTGGGGAGCGGCTGTACCCACCGCGCGCGCCCGCAGAATCGAGCGATCCATCTTTGTTGATCGCACTAGCCTGGTGGCCGGGCGCCCCTTCCATGCCAATGGCCACCGTGGGCGCCGTGTCGTTCCAGTTGCGGAACTCCGCTGGTCGGTCAAGTCCATACATGCCGAAGCCCGTGGCCGAGCGCGAAGGATGATGGGCAATGACCACCGGCGGCATGGTGATGCTGCGCATGAACGTCAGTGCCTCAAGCATCTTGGGCTCGGTGTCCCACGAGACGTCGCTCGGATACGGCTCCCGCTTCGAGAAGCGCGATTCGATATCGCGAAGCGTTGTCCGCTCGGCATCGGATTTGGGCACAATGATGCTGCTATGATCGGCCCCCGGCGTATCGAACTCCATGCCGTAGAACTGCACGACTTCCGGCACCTCGTCGCGCGCCTTGAGCAGCGCCGGATAGGCCTGCTCGTAGTTCAGTTTGGAGTGATTGGGTCCGCCATGATCGGTGGCCACCATCCAGCGCAACCCGTGCTGCCGCGCCATCCACGCGTTGAGCGGAATGGAATAACGGCCGTCGGCGCCGAGCACCGGTTTGGGGGGTTCGGTGGTACCGGCCGGCGGCGCCTCGTACCCCACGCTGAACTCGCTGTGAATGTGATGGTCACCGGCCAGCCATTCCCGACCGGCGGCGAACGGAACATCGGTACCGCGCGGGATGGAGGGACCAATGCACGCGCCAAACACCGGAAGCACGGCGATGTGCAGCATGCGACCGAGCTTCCTCCGCTCAACGATAGGGATCATTTACCTGAACTTTCCCTTCACGTGCATTAATGCAAGTAGCCGTGCGAGATGTTACCCGCACGTGCCACAGCGACCAGTGTTACAAGACAACCTCCCACGGCCGCGTCGTACCGCACACCAGACACGACGCACGGTTCTCACCCACCAGCGCCAGCTCGGATTCCAGACCACAGGCGTCGCAGTACCCGCTCACCCGAGTGAGCTGGTCCGTGGGCAATCCATGGCGAATGAGCCGGTGCACCATGGCACTCGGCTCGGCGACGCCCAGCGGGCACAGCGTGCCGGTGCAATGCGTGCCCACTTCTAGGCAGGCCAACTCCTCGCCGGTCACGTTGGCCTGGGCATCATCGGGGGCGCTGTCGGTAACCACCACGGCCACGTCCCGGTCGCAGCCACTGCAGTACATCGTGGTAACGTTCATGATGTGCTCCTGGTGTGAACCCATGCGGGCTCACACCGTTGCGGTGAGAGTGGGAAATGACGCTTTGAGCGCACTGATGCGGCTTTCGTACTCGTCGGTGAGCGTCTTGAGGCGGAGCTGATAGTCCTTCTCCAGCGTGTCGGTGAGCCGCTGCTTCACGGAGTCGGCCACTTCCAGGCCGGCCATTTGCCGCAGCTCATTCCAGTACTGCTGCCGTTCGTCGGCCAGACGAGCCATCTCCTCGGACACGCTCAACCGGTGCAGCGTACGGTCGTCGAAGGTGGCGTAGATGAACGGCACCTTGCCCACACGCTCCTCGCGGGACAGCAGCAGGTACTCGTGGAAGAGCATCTGGTTGTCGGCCGTGCCTTTGAGCTCCTTGAAGTGTTTCTTGAAGCGCCCCTCGGTGGCCGCCCAGTCGGCGGTGGTGAGCGGCAGCTCCATGCGCTGCTCCGTACCGTCGCCGTCGAGGTAGCGCAGCGAATACTGCGGCCACGCGGTTTTCACGCTGGGATTGCCATTGAGGCTCAGGCAATCGGCCATGGTGGGGCCGGCGTCGGGATCGTACGTGATGAACGGGAAGGCCCGGGACTCGAGCGCCAGCTTGGCGGCATGCTGCGCCAGGTTGTCGGCGAGACCGTGCTCCACCGGGCACGGGGTGTAGATGTTGAACAACGCCGGACGCCGCTTCTGCAGACCGCGCAGGACACCGGCAATGAGATGTGACGGGGTGGCTTGCGAGGTCTGGTGCACGTACACGCCACGGTGCGCAATGGCGATGAGCGCCAGCTCCTTGCGCACTTCGGTTTTTCCGTGCTGCGCCGACCCGAAGGCTGACATGTCCGCCACCTGACCGGTAAAGCCGCTCGTACAGGCTTGCCCACCGGTGTTGCTGTACACCTGCGTATCCAGCACCACCACACGAATGGGTTTCCCACTGGCCATGAGCCGCGAGAGATTCTGGAAGCCGATGTCCAGCATGGCGCCATCCCCACCCATGGCAATGACCGGTGGGCACATGGCAAACTCCTCGTCGTCGAACTGCTTCCACATGAAGGTGGAAAGCTCAGGCTCAAGCACGGCCGCATCGTACGTGCCGTTGGCCAATGCCTGCGCCCGGCGCACATGTACAAAGCCATCGGCCATCTTGCGCATGTGCCCTTCAAAGACGCCAATCGCAATGGATGGCGCATCCTGGAACAGGTGGTTCACCCACGGGAAGGGGTACGGATTGTACGGATATGTGCTGCCCCACACCGACGAGCAGCCGGTGCTGTTGGCCATGGCGAGATGCGCGCGGCCCTTGCCGCTGGGGCCAACCGTATAGCGCCAGAGCAAGTCTTTCAGACCACGCAGCGTGCGCGCCACGACCTCGCTCTGCTCCTGCTGTTCCAGCGTGGCAATGAGCTGCGTGAGACGGTCCACATAGGCGGCCGCGCGAGGGCGCATCATGGCTTCCACCGCCGACACCACCAGGTGGACCGCCGTCTTTTCGCCGCACCCCATGCAGGCCCCGTCGCCGCCCACCATACTGCGATACGTTTGCTTTTTGAGCAGCAGACTCGTGAGCACACCTTTTCCTTCTTCGAGATCGCTCACCTTGATGTAGCGATCGCTGGTATCAGGGAGATGCTCCCAGAACTCGAAGTTGCGGCGCATCGTGCTGAGCGTTGGCGCATCCTGCTTCATTGTGACCAGTGCCTCTTCCGGGCACACCTCCACACAGAGGTTGCACCCTTTGCACGATTCCGGATTGATGGTGATGGACAGCAGTCCCCCACTGCCCTTGGCATTCTTCTCCGGCACGTTCCAGAACGGCTTGGTGCGGGACAGGGGTAAGGTGCTCACCACCTCGCGAACCCGGTCCCATTCGTCGTTGAGTGTCTGCACGTCGGCGGCACTCAACGAGAGCGTATCACGCACCGTGGGAAACGCCGCTTCCAGTGCTTCGGCAAAGCTGCTCTCGGGGCGGGCGTCCAACTGCGCGCGCACCTCAACGGACAGCTTCGCCGAGAGCCGACGCACATGCGTTTCCACTCCGTGGGCTGCCGCCGTGTCAATCGCAGCGTGCACCACTTCTTCCACGCTGTTCACCAGCGCCGGGATGGCCGAGTCGGGGCACTGCGTCCAGCAGTTGGCGCAGCCGGTGCACTTGTCCGCGATGTACCTCGGGACTTCCATGCGCACGCCCGACATGTCGCGCAACACGCCGGTGGCCGCGGGAAGGGCACTTACCGCAGCAAAGGGGTCGGCAATGCCGTCGGTGGAAACCTTGCACACCGCGCACACCTGATCAAAGAACCGATTGGGGTTGGCCAACCCATCGGCCGCCTGGGGAGAGTCGAACGACGACGGGATAACTGGCAGGTCGCGCACATGGTCGTCACTCATGATGGCACCGTGCGCCACCTCCTGTACTTCGTCGAAGCCGCGACGAATCACGCGCAGGTTGTCTTCCACCACGCGCTCGCCCTTGCGACCGAACTTCTTGGTGAGCTGCTCACGAATGCCGTTGAAGAGACTGGCTTCGTCCAGATGTTCGCGTTCCAGCAGCGGCGACACCCGGAAGAACGCGCCCATGAAGGCCGTGCCCTGCATGCGATAGCGCAGCTCTTCGTCACTGGCTTCAGACGCTGCAATGGCAAAGGCGTCGAGCGTGAAAAGCCGGATCTGCCGCTCCACCATCTGACGCTGCGCCCACCCGGGGAGACTGTCCCAGAGTTGATTGGCGGGCAGTTCGCTCTGCAGCACGAATACGCCACCGGTGGAGATTCCGGCGAGCGGATTGGAGTTGCGGAACACGTTGGGGTCGGGGCTGAGCACCACATCCACGTGCTTGAGTTCCGCGTTGAGCTTGAGCGGCTCATGCGCAAGCGTGGCGAAAAACGTGGTGGGCTGTCCCTTCTTTTCCGATCCGTACTTGGGATTGGCCTTGATGTGCAGCCCAAACAGTTCGAAGGCCGTCAGCGCGAGGTTCTTGCCCATGGTAATGGCACCCCACCCGCCCACCGAGTGGATGCGAATGGACATGGCCCCGTTGGGCATGAGATCAAAATCTCCTGCCGATGGAAGCGCCATGCTGGCCAGGTGCGGATACGCCTGCACCAACTCGTCCTGCCAGGCATCCAGCTTCTCAAGCGACGTGCCGCGCCGAATGAAGTCGATGCCGAGATAGAACTGGCGGCGCTGCGCTCCGCCGGGGAGCATGTTGTTCA contains the following coding sequences:
- a CDS encoding 2-oxoacid:acceptor oxidoreductase family protein gives rise to the protein MSVQQNTPPSVPFPGVEEALDGSSAVVAMETAASEAAGVYPITPSTQMGEGWAVAVAEGRENVNGRRLLFFEPEGEHAAAAVTAGMSMMGLRATNFSSGQGIAYMHESLYAAVGKRLTYVLNVAARAMTKHALNVHAGHDDYHAVDDTGFFQLFAKDVQEVADLNLIAHRIAELSLNPGICAQDGFLTSHVIESMRLPELGLIKAFLGDPADLIDAPTPSQRLVFGARRRRIPEMYDIDYPAMLGTVQNQDSYAQGVAAQRPFYFDHVAELTDQAMAEYAALSGRHYARVSGYRLDDAEYVIMGQGSVCANAEAVVDHLRATQQLKVGVVNLTMFRPFPADLVTQLLRGKKAVVVLERTDQPLAVDPPLLREIRAAMGQGTENARTAPGKARPFPTLASIAPDDVPLFYSGCFGLGSRDLQPGDIVAAVNNMLPGGAQRRQFYLGIDFIRRGTSLEKLDAWQDELVQAYPHLASMALPSAGDFDLMPNGAMSIRIHSVGGWGAITMGKNLALTAFELFGLHIKANPKYGSEKKGQPTTFFATLAHEPLKLNAELKHVDVVLSPDPNVFRNSNPLAGISTGGVFVLQSELPANQLWDSLPGWAQRQMVERQIRLFTLDAFAIAASEASDEELRYRMQGTAFMGAFFRVSPLLEREHLDEASLFNGIREQLTKKFGRKGERVVEDNLRVIRRGFDEVQEVAHGAIMSDDHVRDLPVIPSSFDSPQAADGLANPNRFFDQVCAVCKVSTDGIADPFAAVSALPAATGVLRDMSGVRMEVPRYIADKCTGCANCWTQCPDSAIPALVNSVEEVVHAAIDTAAAHGVETHVRRLSAKLSVEVRAQLDARPESSFAEALEAAFPTVRDTLSLSAADVQTLNDEWDRVREVVSTLPLSRTKPFWNVPEKNAKGSGGLLSITINPESCKGCNLCVEVCPEEALVTMKQDAPTLSTMRRNFEFWEHLPDTSDRYIKVSDLEEGKGVLTSLLLKKQTYRSMVGGDGACMGCGEKTAVHLVVSAVEAMMRPRAAAYVDRLTQLIATLEQQEQSEVVARTLRGLKDLLWRYTVGPSGKGRAHLAMANSTGCSSVWGSTYPYNPYPFPWVNHLFQDAPSIAIGVFEGHMRKMADGFVHVRRAQALANGTYDAAVLEPELSTFMWKQFDDEEFAMCPPVIAMGGDGAMLDIGFQNLSRLMASGKPIRVVVLDTQVYSNTGGQACTSGFTGQVADMSAFGSAQHGKTEVRKELALIAIAHRGVYVHQTSQATPSHLIAGVLRGLQKRRPALFNIYTPCPVEHGLADNLAQHAAKLALESRAFPFITYDPDAGPTMADCLSLNGNPSVKTAWPQYSLRYLDGDGTEQRMELPLTTADWAATEGRFKKHFKELKGTADNQMLFHEYLLLSREERVGKVPFIYATFDDRTLHRLSVSEEMARLADERQQYWNELRQMAGLEVADSVKQRLTDTLEKDYQLRLKTLTDEYESRISALKASFPTLTATV